In Rahnella variigena, one DNA window encodes the following:
- a CDS encoding DNA topoisomerase III, whose protein sequence is MRLFIAEKPSLARAIADVLPKPHRRGDGYIACGNDQVVTWCVGHLLEQAQPDAYDSRFARWSLADLPIIPEKWQLQPRSSVAKQLNVIKRLLLEATQVVHAGDPDREGQLLVDEVLDYLELTPEKRHATQRCLINDLNPQAVERAIDRLRDNRDFIPLCVSALARARADWLYGINMTRAYTILGRNAGYNGVLSVGRVQTPVLGLVVRRDEDIENFVPKDFFEVKAHIVTPADERFIALWQPSDSCEPYQDEEGRLLHRPLADHVVARIAGQPAMVTGYNDKRENDIAPLPFSLSTLQIEGSKAFGLSAQQILDICQKLYETHKLITYPRSDSRYLPEEHFAGRHSVINAIGVHRPDLMPQPVVDTDIRNRCWDDKKVDAHHAIIPTARSSNVNLTEDERKIYGLVARQYLMQFCPDAVYRKCVIDLDIAGGKFIAKARFLAEAGWRTLLGSKERDEENEGTPLPVVAKGDELLCERGEVVERQTQPPRPFTDATLLSAMTGIARFVQDKELKKILRATDGLGTEATRAGIIELLFRREFLYKKGRYIHSSDTGRALIHSLPDIAGRPDMTADWESTLTRISEKSCRYQDFMQPLVATLQNLIMQAKTNRVSSAFRSLPSKPAAAAAKGKSAPKRRKASTKGKEANSDE, encoded by the coding sequence ATGCGTTTGTTCATTGCGGAAAAACCCAGCCTTGCCCGCGCCATTGCGGATGTCCTGCCAAAACCTCATCGCCGCGGCGACGGGTATATTGCCTGCGGCAACGATCAGGTTGTTACCTGGTGCGTCGGCCACTTACTCGAACAGGCTCAGCCCGACGCTTACGACAGCCGCTTTGCGCGCTGGTCGCTGGCAGATTTACCTATTATTCCTGAAAAGTGGCAGCTTCAGCCGCGTTCTTCCGTCGCCAAACAACTCAATGTCATTAAACGCCTGTTGCTGGAGGCGACGCAGGTCGTCCACGCCGGTGACCCGGATCGTGAAGGGCAGTTACTGGTGGATGAAGTGCTGGATTATCTGGAACTGACGCCGGAAAAACGTCACGCGACCCAGCGCTGTCTGATAAACGATCTCAACCCGCAAGCCGTCGAACGTGCCATTGACCGCCTGCGTGACAACCGCGATTTTATTCCGCTGTGTGTTTCTGCGCTGGCCCGTGCCCGCGCGGACTGGCTTTACGGCATCAACATGACCCGCGCTTATACCATTCTTGGCCGCAACGCGGGCTATAACGGCGTGCTGTCCGTCGGGCGTGTGCAAACTCCGGTTCTCGGGCTGGTGGTGCGCCGCGACGAAGACATCGAAAACTTCGTGCCGAAAGATTTCTTTGAAGTGAAAGCGCATATCGTCACGCCTGCCGACGAGCGTTTTATAGCGCTGTGGCAGCCGAGCGATTCCTGCGAGCCGTATCAGGATGAAGAAGGGCGTTTGTTGCATCGTCCGCTGGCCGACCACGTGGTGGCGCGTATTGCCGGACAACCGGCGATGGTCACCGGCTATAATGATAAACGTGAGAATGATATTGCTCCGCTGCCGTTTTCGCTTTCGACATTGCAGATTGAAGGTTCGAAAGCCTTTGGTCTGAGTGCTCAGCAAATTCTTGATATCTGTCAGAAATTGTATGAAACGCACAAATTGATTACGTATCCTCGTTCGGATAGCCGATATCTACCAGAGGAGCATTTTGCCGGTCGTCATTCTGTCATCAACGCCATCGGCGTTCACCGGCCGGATCTGATGCCGCAACCGGTGGTGGATACCGATATACGCAACCGGTGCTGGGACGACAAAAAGGTTGATGCTCACCATGCGATTATCCCGACTGCGCGCAGCAGTAACGTGAATCTTACCGAAGACGAACGCAAAATTTACGGTCTGGTGGCACGTCAGTATCTGATGCAGTTTTGCCCGGATGCGGTGTATCGCAAATGCGTTATCGATCTGGATATCGCGGGCGGAAAATTTATCGCCAAGGCGCGTTTCCTGGCGGAAGCGGGCTGGCGTACTTTGCTGGGCAGTAAAGAACGCGACGAAGAAAACGAAGGCACGCCGCTGCCGGTGGTCGCCAAAGGTGACGAACTGTTATGCGAGCGCGGGGAAGTGGTTGAGCGACAAACTCAGCCACCACGACCGTTTACCGATGCCACACTGCTTTCTGCCATGACCGGGATTGCGCGTTTTGTGCAGGATAAAGAACTGAAAAAAATCCTGCGTGCGACGGACGGTCTGGGCACAGAAGCCACGCGTGCCGGGATTATCGAGCTGCTGTTCCGTCGTGAATTTTTATACAAGAAAGGGCGCTATATTCATTCCAGCGATACCGGACGCGCACTGATCCACTCGCTGCCGGATATTGCAGGGCGGCCAGATATGACCGCCGACTGGGAATCAACGCTGACGCGTATCAGTGAAAAGAGCTGCCGTTATCAGGATTTCATGCAACCGCTGGTCGCGACGTTGCAGAATCTCATCATGCAGGCCAAAACGAACCGGGTGTCTTCGGCATTCCGCAGTCTGCCTTCCAAACCGGCGGCCGCTGCGGCGAAAGGCAAAAGCGCCCCCAAACGCCGTAAAGCGAGCACTAAAGGGAAGGAAGCAAACAGTGATGAATAA
- a CDS encoding DUF1496 domain-containing protein, with product MNNVLVRNVLMVLLAGSALLSAPAMANRSNIGNGADIVVPLPPQIWENSGSSNNNSAPTCHNCCIYNNQSYSEGAVVTADSVVLQCSRDPNVVGTNALKWEVLKK from the coding sequence ATGAATAATGTACTGGTGAGAAATGTGCTGATGGTGTTACTGGCCGGTTCCGCGCTGCTGTCTGCACCGGCGATGGCAAACCGCAGTAATATCGGTAACGGCGCAGATATCGTGGTGCCGTTGCCGCCGCAAATCTGGGAAAACAGCGGCAGCAGCAACAATAACAGTGCGCCGACCTGCCATAACTGCTGCATCTACAATAACCAGAGTTACAGCGAAGGCGCGGTAGTGACGGCGGACAGCGTAGTGTTGCAATGCTCACGCGACCCGAATGTGGTTGGTACCAATGCACTCAAATGGGAAGTGTTGAAGAAATAA
- a CDS encoding pyrimidine (deoxy)nucleoside triphosphate diphosphatase, whose amino-acid sequence MKMIDVVAALIECEGKLLLARRDASSDQAGLWEFPGGKVETGESQPSALVRELQEELGIKATVEEFITTSESQQPARLIRLHGWRVSGFTGTITLRCHSEIHWVAPDDVLSFDLAPADIPLIEAYLAKFAV is encoded by the coding sequence ATGAAGATGATTGACGTGGTCGCCGCCCTGATTGAGTGCGAGGGCAAATTGCTGCTGGCCCGTCGGGATGCGTCCAGCGATCAGGCTGGTTTATGGGAATTCCCCGGCGGGAAAGTGGAAACCGGAGAAAGTCAGCCCTCTGCTCTGGTGCGCGAGTTGCAGGAAGAATTGGGTATCAAGGCCACGGTGGAAGAATTCATCACCACCAGCGAATCACAGCAACCCGCCAGGCTGATTCGTTTGCACGGCTGGCGGGTCAGCGGATTTACGGGGACGATTACGTTACGGTGTCACTCTGAAATCCACTGGGTTGCGCCCGACGACGTGCTGTCGTTTGATCTGGCACCTGCGGATATTCCGTTGATCGAGGCGTATCTGGCGAAATTCGCCGTGTAG
- the xthA gene encoding exodeoxyribonuclease III, which translates to MKFVSFNINGLRARPHQLAAIIEQHQPDVIGLQETKVHDDMFPLEDVSQYGYHVFYHGQKGHYGVAMLTKQEPVAVRRGFPGDDEESQRRIIMTDIQTPQGILTVINGYFPQGESRDHPTKFPAKEKFYRDLQDYLTTSLSVNNPVVVMGDVNISPTDLDIGIGEDSRKRWLRTGKCSFLPEEREWMERLKGWGLIDTFRAANPETADKFSWFDYRSRGFDENRGLRIDLIMASTPLAARCTETGIDYDIRGMEKPSDHAPIWATFDLK; encoded by the coding sequence ATGAAGTTCGTCTCCTTTAATATCAATGGATTGCGCGCCCGCCCGCATCAACTTGCGGCAATTATCGAACAACACCAGCCTGACGTGATCGGTTTGCAGGAAACCAAAGTCCATGACGACATGTTCCCGCTGGAAGATGTCAGTCAGTACGGTTATCACGTGTTTTATCACGGCCAGAAAGGCCATTACGGCGTTGCCATGCTGACGAAGCAGGAACCGGTGGCTGTACGCCGTGGTTTCCCGGGTGATGACGAAGAGTCTCAGCGCCGTATCATCATGACCGACATCCAAACGCCACAGGGCATTCTGACCGTGATCAACGGTTACTTCCCGCAGGGCGAAAGTCGCGACCATCCGACCAAGTTCCCGGCCAAAGAGAAGTTTTATCGCGATTTGCAGGATTACCTGACCACCAGTTTGTCCGTGAATAATCCGGTAGTGGTGATGGGTGACGTGAATATCAGCCCGACCGATCTGGATATCGGTATCGGTGAAGACAGCCGTAAACGCTGGTTGCGCACCGGCAAATGTTCTTTCCTGCCGGAAGAGCGTGAATGGATGGAACGCCTGAAAGGCTGGGGTCTGATTGACACTTTCCGCGCCGCGAACCCTGAAACTGCCGATAAATTCTCATGGTTTGATTACCGTTCACGCGGCTTCGATGAGAACCGTGGTCTGCGTATAGATCTTATCATGGCGAGTACGCCGCTGGCGGCACGTTGCACTGAGACTGGCATCGATTACGACATTCGCGGCATGGAAAAGCCGTCTGACCATGCGCCAATCTGGGCGACGTTTGACCTGAAATAA
- the tyrR gene encoding transcriptional regulator TyrR: MRLEVFCEDRLGLTRELLDLLVLRSIDLRGIEIASIGRIYLNFSQLDFDTFRALMAEIRRIEGVTDVRTVTFMPSEREHRALRALLVSMPEPVFSIDMKGKVEQANPAAMALFELDEDKIRNVTAANLITGYNVTRWLESENAQPHSERIVIRSQDFLMDLTPIHIDDEDGKGGIAGAVVMLKSAARMGRQLQDLTVNDDSEFDHIVAVSTKMRHVLDQARKLAMLDAPLLIVGDTGTGKDLLAHACHVRSARGKKPFLGLNCASLPDDVVESELFGYAAGAYPNALEGKKGFFEQANGGSVLLDEIGEMSPRMQIKLLRFLNDGTFRRVGEEHEVKVDVRVMCATQKNLVELVQRGEFREDLYYRLNVLSLTLPPLRERPADVMPLTELFVARFSDEQGMPRPKLSSQLANYLTHYGWPGNVRQLKNAIYRALTQLEGGELRPQDIVLPDFDAEVTIGEEALNGSLDDISKRFERSVLTRLYRTYPSTRKLAKRLGVSHTAIANKLREYGLSSRRGETGESEE, from the coding sequence ATGCGTCTGGAAGTTTTTTGCGAAGACCGCCTGGGTCTCACCCGTGAACTCCTCGATTTACTGGTTTTACGCAGTATTGATTTACGTGGTATCGAGATTGCCTCGATTGGCCGCATTTACCTGAATTTTTCCCAACTGGATTTTGACACTTTTCGCGCCCTGATGGCTGAAATTCGCCGTATCGAAGGCGTGACGGATGTCCGCACCGTCACGTTCATGCCTTCCGAACGCGAACATCGGGCATTACGCGCTTTACTGGTTTCCATGCCGGAACCGGTTTTTTCCATTGATATGAAGGGCAAAGTCGAGCAGGCCAACCCGGCTGCGATGGCTTTATTTGAACTCGATGAAGATAAAATCCGCAACGTGACGGCGGCGAACCTGATCACCGGTTACAACGTCACGCGCTGGCTGGAAAGCGAAAATGCACAGCCGCACTCAGAACGTATTGTGATCCGCAGCCAGGATTTCCTGATGGATCTCACGCCTATCCATATAGACGATGAGGATGGTAAAGGCGGAATTGCCGGAGCAGTGGTGATGCTCAAATCAGCTGCCCGCATGGGCCGTCAGTTGCAGGACTTAACGGTTAACGACGACAGTGAATTCGACCACATCGTCGCGGTCAGCACCAAAATGCGTCATGTACTGGATCAGGCGCGCAAACTCGCGATGCTGGACGCGCCGCTGCTGATTGTCGGCGATACCGGCACCGGTAAAGATTTGCTGGCTCACGCCTGTCATGTGCGCAGCGCACGCGGTAAAAAGCCATTCCTTGGCCTTAACTGTGCGTCGCTGCCAGATGACGTGGTGGAAAGCGAATTGTTTGGCTATGCCGCCGGTGCCTATCCGAATGCACTGGAAGGTAAAAAAGGCTTCTTCGAACAGGCTAATGGCGGTTCGGTGCTGCTGGATGAAATTGGTGAAATGTCACCGAGAATGCAGATTAAACTGCTGCGTTTCCTCAATGACGGCACGTTCCGCCGTGTGGGCGAAGAGCATGAAGTGAAAGTAGATGTTCGCGTCATGTGCGCCACCCAGAAAAACCTGGTGGAACTGGTGCAGCGTGGCGAGTTCAGGGAGGATTTGTATTACCGCCTGAACGTGCTGAGCCTGACGCTGCCGCCGCTGCGCGAGCGTCCTGCCGATGTGATGCCGCTGACCGAACTGTTTGTGGCGCGTTTCTCCGATGAGCAGGGAATGCCGCGGCCAAAACTGTCGTCCCAGCTGGCGAATTACCTGACGCATTACGGCTGGCCGGGCAACGTCCGTCAGCTCAAAAATGCGATTTACCGCGCACTGACGCAGCTGGAAGGCGGCGAACTGCGACCGCAGGATATCGTTCTGCCGGACTTTGACGCAGAAGTGACGATTGGTGAAGAAGCGCTGAACGGTTCACTCGACGATATCAGCAAACGTTTCGAACGTTCCGTGCTGACCCGTCTTTACCGCACTTATCCGAGCACACGTAAACTGGCGAAGCGTCTGGGCGTATCGCATACGGCCATCGCCAATAAACTGCGTGAATACGGGCTCAGCAGCCGTCGCGGTGAAACGGGCGAAAGCGAAGAGTAA
- the tpx gene encoding thiol peroxidase: MTQTVHFQSNPVTVAGKIPQKGDVAKPFSLVAKDLSDVSLSSFAGKRKVLNIFPSIDTGVCATSVRKFNQLAGEIENTVVLCISSDLPFAQSRFCGAEGLSNVVTLSTLRGGDFKSDYGVGITDGALSGLTARAVVVLDGQDNVLYSELVNEITTEPDYESALAVLK, from the coding sequence ATGACCCAGACAGTACACTTTCAGAGCAACCCGGTAACCGTTGCGGGCAAAATCCCACAAAAAGGCGACGTCGCCAAGCCTTTCAGCCTGGTCGCAAAAGACCTTTCTGATGTCAGCCTGAGCAGCTTCGCAGGCAAACGTAAAGTCCTGAACATTTTCCCAAGCATTGATACCGGCGTTTGCGCCACCTCCGTGCGTAAATTCAACCAGCTGGCGGGTGAAATCGAGAACACAGTCGTGCTGTGCATCTCTTCTGATCTGCCATTCGCGCAGTCGCGTTTCTGCGGTGCGGAAGGCCTGTCTAACGTTGTTACGCTGTCTACCCTGCGTGGCGGTGATTTCAAATCTGACTACGGCGTGGGTATCACCGATGGCGCATTGTCTGGTCTGACTGCCCGTGCGGTTGTGGTTCTGGATGGTCAGGACAACGTGCTGTACAGCGAACTGGTGAACGAAATCACCACTGAACCTGATTATGAATCTGCGCTGGCTGTGCTGAAGTAA
- the ycjG gene encoding L-Ala-D/L-Glu epimerase, translated as MRSVRFYPEAWPLHTPFVISRGTRTEARVVAVEIEENGIRGIGECTPYPRYDESESSVMAQIASVITAIERGASREQLQHLLPAGAARNALDCALWNLESQTRGLNLWQLTATEPLASISMAQTVSIGTPEAMAQAALALQKQGATLLKIKLDDRLIAERLVAVRAAVPNASLIVDANEAWQSDGLAARCQLLADLGILMLEQPLPAGEDSALENFIHPLPICADESCHTVEGLPALKNRYDMINIKLDKTGGLTGALQLAQAARETGFDIMLGCMLCTSRAIRAALPLTAGAKFVDLDGPTWLAQDVEPALKFHCGGIDIAGSA; from the coding sequence ATGAGAAGTGTTCGCTTTTATCCGGAAGCCTGGCCGTTACATACGCCGTTTGTGATCTCCCGCGGAACCCGCACCGAAGCCCGCGTTGTGGCAGTTGAAATCGAAGAAAATGGTATTCGCGGCATTGGCGAATGCACGCCGTATCCGCGTTATGACGAAAGCGAAAGCTCCGTGATGGCACAAATCGCCAGCGTGATAACAGCCATTGAGCGGGGCGCCAGTCGCGAACAGCTGCAACATCTGCTGCCGGCAGGCGCTGCGAGAAACGCGCTCGACTGCGCGCTGTGGAATCTGGAATCTCAGACCCGCGGCCTGAATTTATGGCAACTGACTGCTACCGAACCCCTGGCTTCAATCAGCATGGCGCAGACTGTGAGCATTGGCACGCCGGAAGCAATGGCACAAGCCGCGCTGGCGCTGCAAAAGCAGGGCGCAACATTGCTGAAAATAAAACTCGACGATCGTCTGATCGCCGAACGTCTGGTGGCTGTTCGCGCCGCCGTTCCGAATGCTTCGTTAATTGTCGATGCCAACGAAGCCTGGCAAAGCGACGGACTCGCGGCACGTTGTCAGCTGCTAGCCGATCTGGGCATTCTGATGCTCGAACAGCCACTTCCGGCAGGTGAAGATTCCGCGCTGGAAAACTTCATCCATCCTCTGCCGATTTGTGCTGATGAAAGCTGTCATACCGTGGAGGGTTTGCCTGCCCTGAAAAATCGTTATGACATGATCAACATTAAGCTGGACAAAACGGGCGGTCTGACTGGCGCACTTCAGCTGGCGCAGGCGGCGCGTGAAACGGGATTCGATATCATGCTTGGCTGCATGTTATGCACTTCGCGCGCGATTCGAGCGGCACTTCCGCTGACCGCTGGTGCAAAATTTGTCGATCTCGATGGCCCGACCTGGCTGGCGCAGGATGTCGAACCCGCACTGAAATTTCATTGCGGCGGCATTGATATTGCCGGTTCTGCCTGA